From a single Cinclus cinclus chromosome 16, bCinCin1.1, whole genome shotgun sequence genomic region:
- the TXNDC11 gene encoding thioredoxin domain-containing protein 11 isoform X1, which yields MSVCGGPGDAAAPRLRPRAALMARRPELLCGAAIVLGCAFLVALKVTCSRAKDVTMPAKLPVNFFSTRSPVIDLFRGQLDYADQLRQDSEIVLYFFYAPWCGQSIAAREEIEHVASRLSDQVLFVAVNCWWNQGKCRKQKHFFYFPVIHLYHRSFGPIEYKGPMSAVYIEKFVRRVMTPLLYISSRSKLLDFLSNYEPGVVGFFEFNASPQPPGYLTFFTSALHSLKKDYLGTIRFGVVTDKRVAEEISLVHSGTVYLHRHANTSLIYPKDIMNFTAENICKWALENREMLIRWLRPHGGKSLLLNNELKKGPALLIFIPYNPLAEIHPLLDEITKVALEYHKCNKSQVAEPDLQHVGDSDSPAFDSSVTDAHLKFSETFPIAKYPCCNTVVLPQWHSISRTHNVCELCVNQTLGVKPNKVHVPHCNFLEIEAALDSFYLQEHTFFQVISDTIECSNFLSFYSPFSYYTACCRTVNRHFLSLISSEKTIFQTPKVAFSSHGKKDNTQFSIPHIEDRNCFIPDLNISSTNITGLSCRTNKTLNLYLLDSNLFWIYAERLGASRSTHFKEFAAIVDLKEEVHYVLDQNQSLVGPTLENFIKNFSVLYSPLKRHLVDDPSVHFHEEHVVAEVTTNTFHETVFLSAKNVLLLYYAQWCGFCASLNHIFIQLARLLPPNSFTVARIDVTRNDLPWEFMTDRLPTVLFFPHQRKEQSVKFPEDFSVNLPNLLKFILHHSSLSSSEPCTKECLHKESVLQQGHISHLEREIQKLRLEIGALHQAHDQLEAQLSEARREEQRLQQQKHTLEKQHKTLQLHSEQLQATYDQKNQELLEMAEKLQELADASENLLKENALLRILVTSRGGKLQSKDEIKEPLQSEQTLSEDNDISLSTATAVLEGKRIDNIDNIETELSSGNRTE from the exons cCGAGCAAAAGATGTAACAATGCCAGCGAAGCTTCCAGTGAATTTTTTCTCCACAAGATCTCCAGTCATTGATCTTTTTCGGGGGCAGTTAGACTATGCAGATCAGCTCCGGCAGGATTCAGAAATCGTGCTGTATTTCTTCTATGCTCCGTGGTGCGGGCAGTCCATTGCAGCAAGAGAAGAAATAGAACATGTGGCCAGCAGATTGTCAGACCAG GTGCTGTTTGTGGCTGTAAATTGCTGGTGGAACCAAGGGAAATGCAGGAAGCAGaagcatttcttttattttcccgTGATACACTTGTACCATCGGAG TTTTGGACCAATTGAATACAAAGGCCCTATGAGTGCTGTTTATATTGAAAAGTTTGTTCGCCGGGTGATGACACCACTACTCTACATCTCGTCTCGATCAAAATTACTAGATTTCCTCTCAAATTATGAG CCTGGAgttgtgggattttttgagTTCAATGCTTCACCTCAACCGCCTGGTTATTTAACATTCTTCACATCAGCATTACATTCATTAAAGAAAG ATTACCTTGGGACAATCCGCTTTGGAGTGGTCACAGACAAACGTGTGGCAGAGGAGATCTCCCTGGTGCACTCTGGCACTGTGTATTTGCACAGACATGCTAACACATCTCTT ATCTATCCAAAAGACATCATGAACTTCACTGCTGAGAACATttgcaagtgggctctggaaaaTCGGGAAATGCTCATACGCTGGCTGAGACCACATGGTGGGAAAAGCCTTCTTCTAAACAATGAGCTGAAGAAAGGACCAGCACTTCTCATATTTATACCTTATAATCCCTTAGCAGAAATTCATCCTCTCTTAGATGAA ATTACCAAAGTGGCCTTGGAATACCACAAGTGTAATAAAAGCCAGGTTGCTGAGCCAGACCTTCAGCATGTAGGAGACTCTGATTCACCAGCTTTTGATTCCTCAGTAACAGATGCACATCTGAAGTTCTCCGAAACATTTCCCATAGCCAagtacccgtgctgtaacacGGTGGTGCTTCCACAGTGGCACTCCATCTCCAGAACTCACAATGTCTGTGAGCTCTGTGTTAACCAGACTCTTGGTGTCAAACCAAATAAAGTCCATGTGCCACACTGTAACTTTTTAGAGATAGAAGCAGCTTTGGACTCTTTCTACCTCCAGGAACATACCTTTTTTCAAGTAATATCAGATACCATAGAATGCAGCAATTTCTTAAGTTTCTATAGTCCCTTTAGCTATTACACTGCATGTTGCAGGACAGTAAACAGGCATTTTTTAAGTCTCATTAGTTCTGAGAAGACCATCTTTCAGACCCCCAAAGTAGCATTTTCTTCCCATGGGAAGAAAGATAACACTCAATTTTCTATTCCTCACATTGAGGATAGGAATTGTTTTATTCCTGACCTTAATATTAGTAGCACAAACATTACTGGTCTGAGCTGCAGGACCAACAAAACCTTGAATCTCTATCTACTGGATTCAAATCTTTTTTGGATATATGCAGAGAGACTAGGAGCATCAAGATCTACTCATTTTAAGGAATTTGCTGCCATTGTTGACCTGAAGGAGGAAGTGCACTATGTCTTGGACCAGAATCAGTCACTTGTTGGACCTACCCTGG agaacttcattaaaaatttcAGTGTTCTCTACAGTCCTTTGAAAAGGCATCTGGTTGATGACCCTTCGGTCCATTTTCATGAAGAGCATGTGGTCGCTGAAGTGACTACAAACACCTTCCACGAGACCGTGTTCCTGAGTGCCAAG AACGTCTTGCTGCTGTATTATGCACAGTGGTGTGGATTCTGTGCTTCTCTTAATCACATCTTTATTCAACTTGCTCGGCTTTTGCCTCCCAACAGTTTCACTGTGGCAAG AATTGATGTCACTCGAAATGACCTTCCCTGGGAATTTATGACAGACCGTCTCCCAACcgttttattttttcctcatcagAG GAAGGAGCAAAGCGTGAAGTTCCCTGAAGATTTTTCAGTTAACCTTCCTAATCtcctgaaatttattttacatcACTCAAGTCTTTCTTCATCAGAGCCCTGTACCAAAGAATGCCTACATAAAGAGTCAGTTCTACAGCAGGGACACATCTCACACTTAGAGAGAGAAATTCAGAAGTTAAGATTAGAAATCGGTGCCCTTCATCAGGCCCATGACCAGCTTGAAGCACAGCTTTCTGAAGCcaggagagaggagcagagactacagcagcaaaaacacacactggaaaagcagcacaagACTCTGCAGCTCCACAGTGAGCAGTTACAGGCCACATATGACCAGAAGAATCAAGAATTGTTAGAAATGGCTGAAAAGCTTCAAGAATTAGCTGATGCATCAGAAAACCTCCTTAAAGAGAATGCTTTACTGAGAATTCTGGTGACATCGAGAGGAGGAAAGCTACAGAGCAAAGATGAAATTAAAGAACCCCTTCAATCTGAGCAAACACTTTCTGAAGATAATGATATATCACTTTCAACAGCTACTGCTGTTTTAGAGGGAAAAAGGATTGATAATATTGATAACATAGAGACAGAGCTCAGTAGTGGAAATAGGACAGAATAA
- the TXNDC11 gene encoding thioredoxin domain-containing protein 11 isoform X3, producing MQEAEAFLLFSRDTLVPSEPGVVGFFEFNASPQPPGYLTFFTSALHSLKKDYLGTIRFGVVTDKRVAEEISLVHSGTVYLHRHANTSLIYPKDIMNFTAENICKWALENREMLIRWLRPHGGKSLLLNNELKKGPALLIFIPYNPLAEIHPLLDEITKVALEYHKCNKSQVAEPDLQHVGDSDSPAFDSSVTDAHLKFSETFPIAKYPCCNTVVLPQWHSISRTHNVCELCVNQTLGVKPNKVHVPHCNFLEIEAALDSFYLQEHTFFQVISDTIECSNFLSFYSPFSYYTACCRTVNRHFLSLISSEKTIFQTPKVAFSSHGKKDNTQFSIPHIEDRNCFIPDLNISSTNITGLSCRTNKTLNLYLLDSNLFWIYAERLGASRSTHFKEFAAIVDLKEEVHYVLDQNQSLVGPTLENFIKNFSVLYSPLKRHLVDDPSVHFHEEHVVAEVTTNTFHETVFLSAKNVLLLYYAQWCGFCASLNHIFIQLARLLPPNSFTVARIDVTRNDLPWEFMTDRLPTVLFFPHQRKEQSVKFPEDFSVNLPNLLKFILHHSSLSSSEPCTKECLHKESVLQQGHISHLEREIQKLRLEIGALHQAHDQLEAQLSEARREEQRLQQQKHTLEKQHKTLQLHSEQLQATYDQKNQELLEMAEKLQELADASENLLKENALLRILVTSRGGKLQSKDEIKEPLQSEQTLSEDNDISLSTATAVLEGKRIDNIDNIETELSSGNRTE from the exons ATGCAGGAAGCAGaagcatttcttttattttcccgTGATACACTTGTACCATCGGAG CCTGGAgttgtgggattttttgagTTCAATGCTTCACCTCAACCGCCTGGTTATTTAACATTCTTCACATCAGCATTACATTCATTAAAGAAAG ATTACCTTGGGACAATCCGCTTTGGAGTGGTCACAGACAAACGTGTGGCAGAGGAGATCTCCCTGGTGCACTCTGGCACTGTGTATTTGCACAGACATGCTAACACATCTCTT ATCTATCCAAAAGACATCATGAACTTCACTGCTGAGAACATttgcaagtgggctctggaaaaTCGGGAAATGCTCATACGCTGGCTGAGACCACATGGTGGGAAAAGCCTTCTTCTAAACAATGAGCTGAAGAAAGGACCAGCACTTCTCATATTTATACCTTATAATCCCTTAGCAGAAATTCATCCTCTCTTAGATGAA ATTACCAAAGTGGCCTTGGAATACCACAAGTGTAATAAAAGCCAGGTTGCTGAGCCAGACCTTCAGCATGTAGGAGACTCTGATTCACCAGCTTTTGATTCCTCAGTAACAGATGCACATCTGAAGTTCTCCGAAACATTTCCCATAGCCAagtacccgtgctgtaacacGGTGGTGCTTCCACAGTGGCACTCCATCTCCAGAACTCACAATGTCTGTGAGCTCTGTGTTAACCAGACTCTTGGTGTCAAACCAAATAAAGTCCATGTGCCACACTGTAACTTTTTAGAGATAGAAGCAGCTTTGGACTCTTTCTACCTCCAGGAACATACCTTTTTTCAAGTAATATCAGATACCATAGAATGCAGCAATTTCTTAAGTTTCTATAGTCCCTTTAGCTATTACACTGCATGTTGCAGGACAGTAAACAGGCATTTTTTAAGTCTCATTAGTTCTGAGAAGACCATCTTTCAGACCCCCAAAGTAGCATTTTCTTCCCATGGGAAGAAAGATAACACTCAATTTTCTATTCCTCACATTGAGGATAGGAATTGTTTTATTCCTGACCTTAATATTAGTAGCACAAACATTACTGGTCTGAGCTGCAGGACCAACAAAACCTTGAATCTCTATCTACTGGATTCAAATCTTTTTTGGATATATGCAGAGAGACTAGGAGCATCAAGATCTACTCATTTTAAGGAATTTGCTGCCATTGTTGACCTGAAGGAGGAAGTGCACTATGTCTTGGACCAGAATCAGTCACTTGTTGGACCTACCCTGG agaacttcattaaaaatttcAGTGTTCTCTACAGTCCTTTGAAAAGGCATCTGGTTGATGACCCTTCGGTCCATTTTCATGAAGAGCATGTGGTCGCTGAAGTGACTACAAACACCTTCCACGAGACCGTGTTCCTGAGTGCCAAG AACGTCTTGCTGCTGTATTATGCACAGTGGTGTGGATTCTGTGCTTCTCTTAATCACATCTTTATTCAACTTGCTCGGCTTTTGCCTCCCAACAGTTTCACTGTGGCAAG AATTGATGTCACTCGAAATGACCTTCCCTGGGAATTTATGACAGACCGTCTCCCAACcgttttattttttcctcatcagAG GAAGGAGCAAAGCGTGAAGTTCCCTGAAGATTTTTCAGTTAACCTTCCTAATCtcctgaaatttattttacatcACTCAAGTCTTTCTTCATCAGAGCCCTGTACCAAAGAATGCCTACATAAAGAGTCAGTTCTACAGCAGGGACACATCTCACACTTAGAGAGAGAAATTCAGAAGTTAAGATTAGAAATCGGTGCCCTTCATCAGGCCCATGACCAGCTTGAAGCACAGCTTTCTGAAGCcaggagagaggagcagagactacagcagcaaaaacacacactggaaaagcagcacaagACTCTGCAGCTCCACAGTGAGCAGTTACAGGCCACATATGACCAGAAGAATCAAGAATTGTTAGAAATGGCTGAAAAGCTTCAAGAATTAGCTGATGCATCAGAAAACCTCCTTAAAGAGAATGCTTTACTGAGAATTCTGGTGACATCGAGAGGAGGAAAGCTACAGAGCAAAGATGAAATTAAAGAACCCCTTCAATCTGAGCAAACACTTTCTGAAGATAATGATATATCACTTTCAACAGCTACTGCTGTTTTAGAGGGAAAAAGGATTGATAATATTGATAACATAGAGACAGAGCTCAGTAGTGGAAATAGGACAGAATAA
- the TXNDC11 gene encoding thioredoxin domain-containing protein 11 isoform X2 — MARSCSLEKHGVQEWQGARGVGCELTEELKGWEGGAGLVVGGKGKECSRAKDVTMPAKLPVNFFSTRSPVIDLFRGQLDYADQLRQDSEIVLYFFYAPWCGQSIAAREEIEHVASRLSDQVLFVAVNCWWNQGKCRKQKHFFYFPVIHLYHRSFGPIEYKGPMSAVYIEKFVRRVMTPLLYISSRSKLLDFLSNYEPGVVGFFEFNASPQPPGYLTFFTSALHSLKKDYLGTIRFGVVTDKRVAEEISLVHSGTVYLHRHANTSLIYPKDIMNFTAENICKWALENREMLIRWLRPHGGKSLLLNNELKKGPALLIFIPYNPLAEIHPLLDEITKVALEYHKCNKSQVAEPDLQHVGDSDSPAFDSSVTDAHLKFSETFPIAKYPCCNTVVLPQWHSISRTHNVCELCVNQTLGVKPNKVHVPHCNFLEIEAALDSFYLQEHTFFQVISDTIECSNFLSFYSPFSYYTACCRTVNRHFLSLISSEKTIFQTPKVAFSSHGKKDNTQFSIPHIEDRNCFIPDLNISSTNITGLSCRTNKTLNLYLLDSNLFWIYAERLGASRSTHFKEFAAIVDLKEEVHYVLDQNQSLVGPTLENFIKNFSVLYSPLKRHLVDDPSVHFHEEHVVAEVTTNTFHETVFLSAKNVLLLYYAQWCGFCASLNHIFIQLARLLPPNSFTVARIDVTRNDLPWEFMTDRLPTVLFFPHQRKEQSVKFPEDFSVNLPNLLKFILHHSSLSSSEPCTKECLHKESVLQQGHISHLEREIQKLRLEIGALHQAHDQLEAQLSEARREEQRLQQQKHTLEKQHKTLQLHSEQLQATYDQKNQELLEMAEKLQELADASENLLKENALLRILVTSRGGKLQSKDEIKEPLQSEQTLSEDNDISLSTATAVLEGKRIDNIDNIETELSSGNRTE; from the exons cCGAGCAAAAGATGTAACAATGCCAGCGAAGCTTCCAGTGAATTTTTTCTCCACAAGATCTCCAGTCATTGATCTTTTTCGGGGGCAGTTAGACTATGCAGATCAGCTCCGGCAGGATTCAGAAATCGTGCTGTATTTCTTCTATGCTCCGTGGTGCGGGCAGTCCATTGCAGCAAGAGAAGAAATAGAACATGTGGCCAGCAGATTGTCAGACCAG GTGCTGTTTGTGGCTGTAAATTGCTGGTGGAACCAAGGGAAATGCAGGAAGCAGaagcatttcttttattttcccgTGATACACTTGTACCATCGGAG TTTTGGACCAATTGAATACAAAGGCCCTATGAGTGCTGTTTATATTGAAAAGTTTGTTCGCCGGGTGATGACACCACTACTCTACATCTCGTCTCGATCAAAATTACTAGATTTCCTCTCAAATTATGAG CCTGGAgttgtgggattttttgagTTCAATGCTTCACCTCAACCGCCTGGTTATTTAACATTCTTCACATCAGCATTACATTCATTAAAGAAAG ATTACCTTGGGACAATCCGCTTTGGAGTGGTCACAGACAAACGTGTGGCAGAGGAGATCTCCCTGGTGCACTCTGGCACTGTGTATTTGCACAGACATGCTAACACATCTCTT ATCTATCCAAAAGACATCATGAACTTCACTGCTGAGAACATttgcaagtgggctctggaaaaTCGGGAAATGCTCATACGCTGGCTGAGACCACATGGTGGGAAAAGCCTTCTTCTAAACAATGAGCTGAAGAAAGGACCAGCACTTCTCATATTTATACCTTATAATCCCTTAGCAGAAATTCATCCTCTCTTAGATGAA ATTACCAAAGTGGCCTTGGAATACCACAAGTGTAATAAAAGCCAGGTTGCTGAGCCAGACCTTCAGCATGTAGGAGACTCTGATTCACCAGCTTTTGATTCCTCAGTAACAGATGCACATCTGAAGTTCTCCGAAACATTTCCCATAGCCAagtacccgtgctgtaacacGGTGGTGCTTCCACAGTGGCACTCCATCTCCAGAACTCACAATGTCTGTGAGCTCTGTGTTAACCAGACTCTTGGTGTCAAACCAAATAAAGTCCATGTGCCACACTGTAACTTTTTAGAGATAGAAGCAGCTTTGGACTCTTTCTACCTCCAGGAACATACCTTTTTTCAAGTAATATCAGATACCATAGAATGCAGCAATTTCTTAAGTTTCTATAGTCCCTTTAGCTATTACACTGCATGTTGCAGGACAGTAAACAGGCATTTTTTAAGTCTCATTAGTTCTGAGAAGACCATCTTTCAGACCCCCAAAGTAGCATTTTCTTCCCATGGGAAGAAAGATAACACTCAATTTTCTATTCCTCACATTGAGGATAGGAATTGTTTTATTCCTGACCTTAATATTAGTAGCACAAACATTACTGGTCTGAGCTGCAGGACCAACAAAACCTTGAATCTCTATCTACTGGATTCAAATCTTTTTTGGATATATGCAGAGAGACTAGGAGCATCAAGATCTACTCATTTTAAGGAATTTGCTGCCATTGTTGACCTGAAGGAGGAAGTGCACTATGTCTTGGACCAGAATCAGTCACTTGTTGGACCTACCCTGG agaacttcattaaaaatttcAGTGTTCTCTACAGTCCTTTGAAAAGGCATCTGGTTGATGACCCTTCGGTCCATTTTCATGAAGAGCATGTGGTCGCTGAAGTGACTACAAACACCTTCCACGAGACCGTGTTCCTGAGTGCCAAG AACGTCTTGCTGCTGTATTATGCACAGTGGTGTGGATTCTGTGCTTCTCTTAATCACATCTTTATTCAACTTGCTCGGCTTTTGCCTCCCAACAGTTTCACTGTGGCAAG AATTGATGTCACTCGAAATGACCTTCCCTGGGAATTTATGACAGACCGTCTCCCAACcgttttattttttcctcatcagAG GAAGGAGCAAAGCGTGAAGTTCCCTGAAGATTTTTCAGTTAACCTTCCTAATCtcctgaaatttattttacatcACTCAAGTCTTTCTTCATCAGAGCCCTGTACCAAAGAATGCCTACATAAAGAGTCAGTTCTACAGCAGGGACACATCTCACACTTAGAGAGAGAAATTCAGAAGTTAAGATTAGAAATCGGTGCCCTTCATCAGGCCCATGACCAGCTTGAAGCACAGCTTTCTGAAGCcaggagagaggagcagagactacagcagcaaaaacacacactggaaaagcagcacaagACTCTGCAGCTCCACAGTGAGCAGTTACAGGCCACATATGACCAGAAGAATCAAGAATTGTTAGAAATGGCTGAAAAGCTTCAAGAATTAGCTGATGCATCAGAAAACCTCCTTAAAGAGAATGCTTTACTGAGAATTCTGGTGACATCGAGAGGAGGAAAGCTACAGAGCAAAGATGAAATTAAAGAACCCCTTCAATCTGAGCAAACACTTTCTGAAGATAATGATATATCACTTTCAACAGCTACTGCTGTTTTAGAGGGAAAAAGGATTGATAATATTGATAACATAGAGACAGAGCTCAGTAGTGGAAATAGGACAGAATAA
- the SNN gene encoding stannin: protein MSITDHSPTTGVVTVIVILIAVAALGALILGCWCYLRLQKLSQSEDEESIVGEGETKEPFLLVQYSAKGPCVERKAKLTPNSPEVHS from the coding sequence ATGTCCATCACAGATCACAGCCCCACCACTGGAGTGGTGACTGTCATCGTCATCCTGATCGCTGTTGCGGCTCTGGGAGCCCTGATCCTGGGATGCTGGTGCTACCTGCGGCTGCAGAAGCTCAGCCAGTCTGAGGATGAGGAAAGCATTGTGGGTGAGGGAGAAACCAAAGAGCCCTTTCTGCTGGTGCAGTACTCTGCTAAAGGACCCTGTGTGGAGAGGAAAGCCAAGCTAACTCCAAACAGCCCTGAAGTACACAGCTAA